Genomic segment of Iocasia fonsfrigidae:
AATTATACTACACCTATTGTTAACAAAATATTTGCATAAACCCTCTGTTCACCACTTACAATTACCAGACATAAGTCATCATTTTCCACACACTGATCATAAAAATCAAAACGCTTTTCCTTATTAAAACCTACTTCTGAACCCAGGCATTCCTTAAATTCAAGGAATATCTCCGGCTCTTCACCCTCCCCAGGTTCCATAACTGTAACAGACTCGATACTAATTGTTTTATTTAATACATCAAGTATATCTGTCACCTTCACTAAACCCGGAGTCAGATTTAAGTAAACAGTCTCAACCCCCTGTTTAACCTGGGTGCTGGCTGGATAATTTCCATCTGTTATTAAGACTTGGGCCCCATGTCCTGCTGCAGCAAGAGCTTGTAATATTCTTGGATGTATTAACTTCGTTTTTAGCATTAAACCACCTATTCCTGACTAAAAGATTTTTCGCGTCTTTTTCTATCATAAATTACAGCTACAATTATTATTACACCAATTACAATTCTCTGTACAAATTCAGAGATATTTAATAAATTAGCGCCATTCCGTAATACTCCTATTATTAAAGCACCTATAATAGTACCAATAATACTACCTTCCCCACCCAGCAGACTGGTTCCACCAATAACTGCTGAAGCAATTGCATCCATCTCATAACCAGTACCTGCTGTTGGCTGGCCCGTTATCAAACGAGAAGACTGAACAACACCGGCCAAACCAGCCATTAATCCCGAAATACTATAAATAATCATTGTGTACTTATCTACATTAATACCAGATAATAAAGTAGCATCCTTATTACTACCAATGGCATAAGTATACCTACCAATCTTGGTTTTACTTAACACAATATGGGCAAGTACTGCCACAACTGTTAATATTACTAGCGGTACAGGAATAATTCCAAACAACCTACCTGCCCCTAAAAAATCATACTCCGGAGGCAATTGATAAACAGGAATACCACCTGTTAACAGTAAACTTATCCCCCTAGCTATGCCCATCATACCAAGGGTGGCAATAAAAGCATGTATCTTCCCTTTTGCTGTTATAAATCCATTTATAAAACCAGCAACTAGGCCTGTAATCAATCCTAATAGGATTGCCAGATACATATTTAAACCATTTGCCATTGTTAAAGTTGCTACTATACCACTTAAACCCAGTATTGAACCAACAGATAAATCTATACCCGCAGTAATTATAACAAATGTAACACCAATACCCATCAGGGCAATAACGGTTGTTTGTACACCAATAGCCAGAAGATTATCCACTGTTAGAAAATAAGGGGAGGCAATAGTCAAGATTAAAGATATTATTATTAACCCCGTAAATGGTATGATTTTTTCTGAAAATTTACTTATAAACAGTTTCAAATCTTTTTTTTCTTCACTCTTTATATTTTCCATTTTTATCCTCCTCTTTAAGACATATTCCTGGTAGCATATTTCATAATCTTTTCCTGAGTAGCCTCACTACCATCAATCTCTCCAGTCATCACACCATTAGACATGACTACTATTCTATCACTCATAGCAAGTATTTCTGGTAAATATGATGAAACCATTATTATAGCAGTACCCTGTTCAGCTAACATATTCATTACCTTAAATATCTCACGTTTAGCGCCTACATCTATCCCCCGTGTCGGTTCATCAAAGAACAATATCTCAGATTTACTGCACAGCCATTTGGAAATAACTACTTTTTGCTGGTTACCTCCACTTAAAAATTTAACCTTCTGGTTCAGTGAAGGGGTTTTAATCTTTAACTCATCTTTATACTTAGCAGCAATCCTTCTTTCTTCCTGTTTATAGATCAAACCATGTCTTATATAATTATCTAAGGTACTAAGACTAATATTCTCATCAACAGCCAAATCCAGAGCCAGCCCCTGTTCCTTTCTACTTTCTGGAACTAAACCAATACCATATTCTATAGCATCTTTAGGTGAATTTATCTTAACTTCTTTATTGTCTACATAAATTTTACCAGTTGTAATGGGATCAACCCCAAAAATAGCCCGGAGAATCTCGGTGCGACCTGAACCAACCAGCCCGGCAATCCCAAGTATTTCACCTTCTCTAACTGAAAAAGACACCTTACTAATCACATTCCGGCGTGAAAGGTTTTCTACCCTTAGTTTTTCCGAACCTATCTTGACATTACGTTTAGGATATAATTCCTTAATTTCTCTACCTACCATTAACTCAATTAATCTATCAGGATCTGTTGAAGCCGCTACAGTATCTATTTTCCGACCATCCCTGAGAATCGTCACCTGGTCTCCAACCTGTTTTATCTCTTCTAACAAATGCGAGATATAGATTATTGACCTACCTTCACTCTTTAATTGTCTAATAATATCAAATAGTATATTCTTTTCTTCTGCAGTCAGGGCAGCTGTTGGTTCATCCATAATTATTACCTGGGCATTTATTGATACAGCCTTAGCAATTTCAACCATCTGCTGATAGGCTACACTCAAGTTTTTAACCTTTTCTTTAGGAGAAATATTAACATTTAATCTATCCAGTATTTTCCGGGTTTGCCGATACATTTCTTTATCATCTAATAAAATATTACTGCTAGATTCTCTTCCCAGGAAAATATTCTCCTGCACAGTCAGGTGTGGGGCAAGATTAAATTCCTGGTATATCATACTTATTCCTAAGTCCATAGCATGCCGTGGGTTTTCCAGGTTTATCTCTTTACCATTTAAAAATATTTTCCCACTACTTTTCTGGTAAGCACCAGTTAAAACCTTCATTAAGGTAGATTTACCAGCACCATTCTCACCTAATAA
This window contains:
- a CDS encoding RbsD/FucU family protein, giving the protein MLKTKLIHPRILQALAAAGHGAQVLITDGNYPASTQVKQGVETVYLNLTPGLVKVTDILDVLNKTISIESVTVMEPGEGEEPEIFLEFKECLGSEVGFNKEKRFDFYDQCVENDDLCLVIVSGEQRVYANILLTIGVV
- a CDS encoding ABC transporter permease, with protein sequence MENIKSEEKKDLKLFISKFSEKIIPFTGLIIISLILTIASPYFLTVDNLLAIGVQTTVIALMGIGVTFVIITAGIDLSVGSILGLSGIVATLTMANGLNMYLAILLGLITGLVAGFINGFITAKGKIHAFIATLGMMGIARGISLLLTGGIPVYQLPPEYDFLGAGRLFGIIPVPLVILTVVAVLAHIVLSKTKIGRYTYAIGSNKDATLLSGINVDKYTMIIYSISGLMAGLAGVVQSSRLITGQPTAGTGYEMDAIASAVIGGTSLLGGEGSIIGTIIGALIIGVLRNGANLLNISEFVQRIVIGVIIIVAVIYDRKRREKSFSQE
- a CDS encoding sugar ABC transporter ATP-binding protein, which produces MSDNLVINMKNITKQFPGVLALDNVDLEVKKGEIHVLLGENGAGKSTLMKVLTGAYQKSSGKIFLNGKEINLENPRHAMDLGISMIYQEFNLAPHLTVQENIFLGRESSSNILLDDKEMYRQTRKILDRLNVNISPKEKVKNLSVAYQQMVEIAKAVSINAQVIIMDEPTAALTAEEKNILFDIIRQLKSEGRSIIYISHLLEEIKQVGDQVTILRDGRKIDTVAASTDPDRLIELMVGREIKELYPKRNVKIGSEKLRVENLSRRNVISKVSFSVREGEILGIAGLVGSGRTEILRAIFGVDPITTGKIYVDNKEVKINSPKDAIEYGIGLVPESRKEQGLALDLAVDENISLSTLDNYIRHGLIYKQEERRIAAKYKDELKIKTPSLNQKVKFLSGGNQQKVVISKWLCSKSEILFFDEPTRGIDVGAKREIFKVMNMLAEQGTAIIMVSSYLPEILAMSDRIVVMSNGVMTGEIDGSEATQEKIMKYATRNMS